GCGCCATGTGCATCGGTTTCCGGCAATAAAACTACGAATTCTTCGCCACCATAACGCGCTACAAAATCCATATGTCGAATCGCATTTTTAATAGATTTTGCAATCGATGAAATCACATCATCACCCTTTTGGTGACCATAACAGTCATTATATTTTTTGAAGAAATCAACATCAATAAACAAAATCGATAAAGGTGTTTCATCCTGACGGGATTGCTCATAATAGGTATCCATCATTTCGTCAAAATTACGCCGATTTGAGATCTTTGTCAGTTCATCATTCTGACTCAAATGCAACAACTCTGAGGTATGTATTCGATGTATCTTTTCACTAATTTTAGCACGGCGAATATTTAAAAAAATGATGCGCTCGCGAGCATAAATCATACGACTAATGATAAACCCCAGCAAACAGCTACCAAACATCACACGCCCCATCACGATCGCATCAAACTTAACTAAAGTCGAAATGAGCACTAAAAATGAAACCCCAGCAGCTACTATGCCTGTGATAAAAACATATCCTGGTTTTACCCCAGTCAGTAAAAACCCCAATACATAAATCATGCAGATAATCATCATTGCTTGATGGCGCAATGCTTCTGTATGCACCGACATGGTCAACCAAGTCGTCGAAACTACAGCCCAAAACACAGCAAACATGGCTGCATAGGAAAAAAAAGGCTTTAGTTTAGTAAAGTGTGAAAAAACATAAAGAAATAAAAGACAAACAGCCCCATTTAGCAACCCCAGTAAACAATGAATAAAATCTTCTTTAAAATGAGAATGCTCAATAATCCAGTAATCCCCTGGAATCGTAAAAATGGCAAAAATAAAATAAGCCAAAACACCAGACCAAAGAAAATCATTAATATTTCGGCGCGCGCGCTCTAAGTTTAATCGCCAAAACTCTTGTTCTAATTTCTGAGGAAAAACCTGACCAATACGACGGTTATGTCGTGTAATCAGCTCTTCCATTTTTTCTTTATCGTACTGAAGTTTGGCGAGGTTGTATTTGTATTCCATACCAGACCAGATTTAATTCTTGTAGTTGCTTAAAAATAACACAAATTTACAAAGATTAATCATAATAATCAGACAAGATGCCTTTATTTGTCATTACCATTTTTGCTGTATATGCATTATCATCTGTTTTATTTCTTTGACAGAAATCACCTTGAATACGATTACGATTCTCCAGCCAGATGATTGGCACGCCCACCTTCGTGATGGTCTTGCATTACAACGTACTGTTCCCGATTTAGCCAAGCAGTTTTCCCGCGCTATTTGTATGCCAAATACTGTACCTCCTGTCAAAACGGTTGAGGAAGCGAATGCGTATCGCGAACGCATCATGGCGCACGTACCAGAAGGTAATGCTTTCGACCCACGCATGGTATTGTATTTTACTGATACAACTTCGCCTGAAGAAGTAAAGAAGATTAAAAACTCTGAGTTTGTAAATGCGATTAAACTCTACCCTGCTGGTGCGACTACCAACTCTGACAATGGCGTGAGCGATATTCGTAAAGTCTATGCTGTCATTGAGCAACTCGAAGAGCACCAAGTTCCCTTATTGTTACATGGCGAAGTTACGCATAATCATGTCGATATTTTCGACCGTGAAAAGCGCTTCTTAGATGAAGTTCTTTCTCCATTGCTAAAACAATTCCCAAAACTGAAGTTGGTTTTAGAACACATTACCACCAGTGAAGCAGCAAACTTTGTTTTAGAACAAGACCGCAATGTGGCTGCAACCATTACTCCACAGCATTTACTGTTTAACCGTAATGATATGTTGGTTGGAGGTATTAAACCGCACTTCTATTGCTTACCGATTTTAAAACGTCAAACGCATCAGCAAACTTTGCTCGAAGTTGCGACCAGTGCCAACCCTAAGTTTTTCTTAGGCACAGACAGTGCACCACACTCTAAAAATGCCAAAGAAAATGCATGTGGATGTGCAGGTTGCTACAGCGCACCAACTGCAATTGAACTTTATGCTCAAGCATTCGATCAAGTGGGTAAGCTTGAACGCCTTGAAGGTTTTGCCAGCCACTTTGGTGCAGACTTTTACGGTCTACCGCGCAATACTTCAACAATTACACTGGTAAAAGAAGACCAAGTCATCCCTGAGAGTTTAGACTATTTGGATGGTGAACAAATTATTCCGCTGTATGCGGGTAAAACCATTCAATGGAGAAAAGTGTGACAAATGAAACATTGCCAATAATTGGTCAGCGTTTCCGTGGCTTTCTACCTGTTGTTGTCGATGTCGAAACAGCAGGTTTTAATGCACAGACCGATGCCTTATTGGAAATTGCTGCAATTCCGATTATTTATAATGAAGAAGGTCAGTTTGTACCGGGTCCTGCGCATCATGCGCATATCAACCCCTTTGAAGGTGCTAATCTAGACCGTCGCTCATTGGACTTTATTGGTATTGATCCCTTTAATCCCATGCGTATGGCGATGGCTGAAGACGAAAAAACAGCATTAAAACGTATTTTTAAAGCCGTCAATGAAGTCCGTCGCCAGCAGAACTGTACCCATGCAGTCTTGGTCGGCCATAACGCTCACTTTGATTTAGGCTTTGTACAAGCAGCGATTGCACGTACAGGGACTAAAAATCAAAACCCATTTCACAGTTTCTCTGTATTTGACACCGTCACCTTAAGTGCTGTGATGTTTGGTCAAACCGTTCTTGCGAAGTCATGTATTCAAGCAGGGATTGAGTTCGATGGTAGAGAGGCCCACTCGGCTTTATACGACACTCAAAAGACCGCCGAACTGTTCTGTTATATTTTAAACAAACTCGCGCCACACCTACTTGACACCCTGGTGGCGGATCAATAAGATACCGCCATCCTCGCAACGTCCCTATCGTCTAGAGGCCTAGGACATCGCCCTTTCACGGCGGTAACCGGGGTTCGAATCCCCGTAGGGACGCCATTTCACTCTATTTATAAAAAATACTACTTTTCATTGAATCAGTTCTGATTAAACGCTGATGTTTCATTTCAGTTTTAACCATGCACCCGCTATACTATGATCCGTGCTTTTCAAGGTTGATTGTGATGCTTAAGAAAATTTTAATCTTGTTATTGATTCTATCGCCTTCTATTTTTTATTTATGGTTTATCCAACAAGAGACCAATCACACCAAACAAGATCCTGTTACGCCAGAAATACATTCTATTGCTGAAAACAGCCCTTCCTATCCCACACCTGACCACTAAAAAATTATCTTTAAGCATTTGTTTCTTAAATTAATATTGATAGTTTATTAGAAAATTTCAATTCACGTGAATTTTCATCTTATTAAAAACTAGAATATAGCTTTATGCCCATTGTTTAATTTTCTATGCAATCTGCAACTCCACCTTCGCAGTCTTCAACTGATTCACCGCAAAATACCTCATTAAAACGCGCCATGAGCACGCGCCACCTGATCATGCTATCGCTCGGTGGTGCCATTGGCACAGGCCTATTCATGGGCTCTGGTGAAGTGATTTCTCAAGCAGGCCCTCTCGGTGCTGTATTAGCTTATATTATTGGGGGTTTGATCGCGTATATGGTCATGCTTTGCCTTGGAGAGCTTGCAGTACATTTACCTATTTCTGGTTCATTTGGTGCCTTTGCAACGCGTTATATTGGCCCTGGCACAGGCTATATGGTCTCGTGGATGTATTGGCTTGGCTGGTCGGCAACACTTGGCACCGAATTTACCGCAGCGGCCATTTTGGTACAGGAATGGTTCCCACAAACATCGATCTGGTTATGGACGTTAATCTTTGCTAGTGGTGTCCTGATTTCAAACCTCAGTTCAACCCGAGCTTTTGCAGAGTCTGAGTTTTGGCTGTCCATGATCAAAGTCGCAACTGTTCTTATTTTTATTCTTTTAGGCTTTGCCTGTATTTTCGGTATCATCCCTTTTCAGGGCTATGAATCTGCGCCCTTATTTAGCAATTTGACTGCACAAGGCTGGCTACCAAATGGCTTTATACCTCTGTTTACCACTTTATTAATTGTGAACTTTGCTTTTAATGGCACAGAAATGATTGGCATTGCCGCAGGTGAGACTGAAAACCCAGAGAAAAATGTACCCAAAGCGATTCATGCCGCGGTTTGGCGTCTGATTATTTTCTTTGTGGGAACCATCGTTGTTATCAGCTCATTACTCAGCTATACCGATACTGGCTTGCAAGTCGGTGATCATGCTGGTTTAAGTAGCAGCCCATTTGTGACTGTTTTCACCCAAATGGGTATTCCCTATGCTGAAGACTTTATCCGTTTTGTCATCATCACCGCATTATTATCAACTGCAAACTCAGGTTTATATGCGGCCTCACGCATGATGTGGGCACTGTCTTCACAAAACCAGCTCCCCAAGCTCTTTGCCAAAGTAAGTAAATCTGGAGTGCCTTATATTGCCATATGGGTCACTATGATTGGTGGCTTACCGGGTTTGCTCTCTGAACAGTTTGGTGCAGATGTCATTTTTAAGAACTTGATGGGGGTTGCAGCATTCACCATGGTGATTGTCTGGATGAGTATCTGCTGGAGTCAGTTTAACTTCCGCCGCCAATGGTTAAAGCAAGGTCATGCTTTATCGGAACTGAAGTTTCGTACCCCTTGGTATCCAACGGTTCCGATCGTAGGTTTTATTTGCTGTACAGCAACAGGCTTAAGTATGGCGGCCGACCCTGAAATGCTTTCAGGTTTTATTGGCTGCTTGCTCTTTATGGCGGCTTGCTACGCCAGCTACTATTGGCTCTATCACAATAAAAACTAAGCATCCTCAGCAAAGTGAGCTCAAACTTATTTTTAGAGCTCACTTTTGCAACAGTAAAGTCAATCATTCAATTTAATTGCTTGTTTTGCCTAATGTTTGAACTTTTGAGCCCTAGAGTGAAAAAACCCTTTTGACAAATAGGCCTTTTATCCTTAATATACGCATCACCTCGCAACGTCCCTATCGTCTAGAGGCCTAGGACATCGCCCTTTCACGGCGGTAACCGGGGTTCGAATCCCCGTAGGGACGCCATCTCTTGATCCTATCCGATCAACACTTATTCATAATTACTATTATTTCATTGCAGATTTGCAGTTTTTCACTACAATAGCCCGCTTCATTCCTGAACTTATTAACGCTTATGCACTCATCTCCGAATGATGCTTCGCATCAGGGCAATTCTGCGCCTTTAAAACGCGCTATGAGTACTCGACATCTGGTTATGATTTCGCTTGGCGGCGCAATCGGGACTGGCCTATTTCTAGGATCGGGTGAAGTCATTGCACAAACGGGGCCTGTAGGTGCCATTATTTCTTATTTCCTCGGCGGGATCATTGCCTATATGGTCATGCTGTGTTTAGGGGAACTTGCTGTTCATATGCCTGAGTCTGGCTCATTTGGTGCTTATGCCAAACGCTATATTGGACCAGGTACAGGTTATACCATCACATGGTTGTACTGGCTAACGTGGTCAGTCACGCTAGGAACCGAGTTTACAGCTGCCGCACTACTCATGCAGGAGTGGTTTCCAGATAGTTCAATGTGGATGTGGACCCTAATTTTTGGTGCTTTTGTATTTAGTTTAAATATGATCTCGACCAAATGGTTCGCTGAATCTGAGTTTTGGTTGGCTTTAGTCAAAGTTATCACGGTTGTTGCTTTTATCTTATTAGGTTTAATGGCAATTTTTGGCGTGATTGGCTACAGAGGCTATGAGGCTGCACCTTTATTTAGCAACTTAACGGCTCAAGGTTGGTTCCCTGAAAGCTTATTCCCTATCTTTACCACCATGTTGATTGTGAACTTTGCATTTTCTGGTACAGAGCTGATTGGTGTGGCTGCAGGTGAAACCAAAGATCCTGCTAAGAATGTACCCAAAGCCATCAATACTGCGATTTTCCGCTTATTAATTTTCTTTGTGGGTACAATCTTGGTCGTGACTTCACTCCTTCCGCATCAAGAAGCTGGTTTAGCGGCTGAAGGCGTGAGTAGCAGTCCATTTGTGACCGTATTCCAGCACATTGGTATTCCTTATGCTGAAGATATTATTCGTTTTGTGATTATCACTGCGTTGCTATCTGCTGCGAACTCTGGACTATTTGCTGCTTCGCGTATGATGTGGTCATTGTCTTACCAAAAGCAATTACCAGCAGTATTCTCAAAAATCAATGCACGTGGCGTCCCTTATGTGGCAGTCATCGTAACCATGATTGGGGGAATGCCAGGTTTACTGTCTGAGCAGTTTGCGCCTGAAACAATTTTCACCAACCTACTTGGTATTGCAGCGTTTACCATGGTTGTCGTTTGGATGAGTATTTGCTTAAGCCAATTTAACTTCCGTCGCCAATGGTATAAACAAGGACGTAAAAAAGAAGAATTAGGTTTTGCAGCACCCCTGTTCCCTATTGTGCCAATCCTTGGCTTTATCTTCTGCTTTATTACCTGCATGAGTATGGTATTTGACCCAAGTATGCGTATTAGCTTCTTTGGTTGTTTACTGTTTATTGCAGTATGTTATGCAAGTTATTACACCTTTTATCACAAGAAATCTTAATCCTTACTGTTAAAAAGAGCGACTTCGGTCGCTCTTTTTTTTATACTGTTTTTATCAAGTACATCATCGGTGCATACACGATGAATATTGTCTGGATTCATGGGATGAATCAGCAGCATAAGACTGCGCGTACCCTGCTTCAACATTGGCTTGTAATCTTACAACAAGTACTGAATAGTCTTGGATACGAAGATACCCTGCTTTATCTTCAGCGGCACAGTCGACTGGCTTTTTATGGAGACCTCCTCACACGTCAGCATTTAGAAAACACCCTCAGCGCCAGCACCCTTATGCCACAGCATTGGTCTCCTTTTTCCTTTTTACATCCTATTCACCTAATACCCACAGTTATACCCAATATTGAACATCAAGCTGAAATGTCTAAAAACCCTCAGCTCACAGTTTCAGATGAACTCTCATTCAATCATAAAATTAAATACATCAGCCTCCTAGGCAAAGATCTGGCTTTACGTGATTTAGCTAGTTTAATCAATCACTTTCCGGAGTTGCATAGCAGCTTTATTCATCGTTTTTTGGTGGAAGCATACCTATATTTATCCAATCCACACTTCATCCAAGCAGTGCATACACGTCTGCATGAGCACTTACACGACACAAAACCCAAGATTGTGATTGCCCACTCTCTAGGCAGTGTGATTGCCTATAATTATTTAATTCAACACCCCGAACTCAAGATTCAAACATTAATTACTCTCGGTTCGCCACTTGCCTTTCGTATTATCCAGTGTCATTTGCAACAGCCTATTCAACGGCCTACGGCTTTATCTGGTGATTGGATCAACTTTTATTCAGATGCTGATTTTCTAAGTGCTTTTCCACTGAACCAAAAACCGTTTGCTTTTACTCCCGCCATTATCAACAAGCAAATCACCACCGATCTTGCTCACCCTCATCTGATCGAAGGCTATTTACGCCACCCCGTGTTCATCAACAACTTACTTAAGTTGCTTAAAAAATCGACTTAAATTATATGATTTTTCTCTGTACACGACAAATTTCACAGAACCCTTATCCTATCAGGATTCTGCTTTCTTAAAATTGCCAAAATTTCCTTAAACTCTTCTTTTTTCCCAAAACCAATTAAACGCTGAATCGCCATTTGAACATAGTCTAAACCATAGCGAAATAAACTCATTGAGAGTCGTCCATGCTTCTTTATTTTTATCGCTTTTTTTTGATTATGTTGCCATTCACCCGTTAAGTAACACCAACAGAAGCTTATAGCTAACACCGCAATCAATTTTTTCACTCGTCTAGGGTCTGTCAAGCGCGTATTTTCAAGATTAAACCCGCGTCCTTTGAGACAACTGAATAAGGTTTCAATTTCCCAGCGTAATGCATAATCCTGAATAGCATTGGCATTAAACTGAGGAGAAACGACGAGTAAAAGCTCTCCATTTTCTAACTGTAGTGCACTTATATATAGTTTCACCCGACCAACCAAAATCCGTCGTTTACGACATTCAATTTGACCAACTTTAAGATGGCGAAATAAATCACTAATTTTATGATTCTTTCCTAAATGATTGGTGACAATGAAGTTTTTTTAACACGAATGCAGAAGTTGATGTCTTGTTCAATTAACCATGTAAACCACTGCTCACCGATAAACTCTCTGTCTGCGAACACATTCACAATACGGTCTTTACCAAAAATGGCTATAAAGCGTTGAATCAAAGCAATACGCTCTTTCGTATCTGAATTTCCACGTTTATTAAGCAATGTCCAAAGGATAGGTATCGCTATTCCACGATAAACGATTGCGAGCATCAGGATATTAATATTTCGTTTTCCCCATTTCCAATTGGTTCTATCTAAAGTCAGTTGCACTTGGTCGAATGAAAACATATTGAAAATCAACTGAGAAATTTGACGATAATCAAAATACTGACCTGCAAAGAAGCGCTGCATACGTCGATAAAATGATTGTGGTAAACACTTGATGGGCAAGGCTTTAGATGCAGAAGAAAGATTACATGTTTGCTTTAAAATAATCACAAGCATGATGAGCGCAAAGCACTTTAAATGTGACTTGTTCCATTTTAGAGATTTGTTTAAGATAAGATATAACTCATTGAGATGTGTCATAGTATTCGTCGTTAGAAAACAATTATTGTGACATTATTTCAATGAGTTATCTATTTTTGTCGTGTACAGAGATGATTTTTAATCATTTTATCTAGATTGTTTTAAATTTATGCACTCAACACTTAAAACTAGAATTATTTAGAGAAAAGCGTTTGACACCCCTCTGTTTTCGCCCTAATATACGCCCACCTCTGAAACGTCCCTATCGTCTAGAGGCCTAGGACATCGCCCTTTCACGGCGGTAACCGGGGTTCGAATCCCCGTAGGGACGCCAATTTCAGAAGTAAAGTTTTATTAAGTCCCTATCGTCTAGAGGCCTAGGACATCGCCCTTTCACGGCGGTAACCGGGGTTCGAATCCCCGTAGGGACGCCATTACTTTAGATCAAAAGTAATCGGTTTTAAAACATCACTTCTGTACTGTCCCTATCGTCTAGAGGCCTAGGACATCGCCCTTTCACGGCGGTAACCGGGGTTCGAATCCCCGTAGGGACGCCATATTCGAGATTGATTTTTTCTAAAGTCATCTCATAAAAAAGCCCAAGCATTAGAACTTGGGCTTTTTTATTGCCTGTCTATTTACGATCAACTTCAACCAAAGCTGTCGAGGCAAAAATAGCCTGTAGTGCAATCACAGTTTCATTCGAGGGAATGTTTTGACCATATCGCTGTTGCAAGAGTTGCTTGACTTCAGACGAACTTAAATCAAATTGCTTGAGTTTAGATAATGGAGCCAACTCAATGCCTAAAGCATTATCATAGGCCTTCCAGACTATTTCTGAGCAATATAACGCAGATTGTCCCACTCAAAATAAAGATCATAAGGCTGGCCTAAGTATTGTTCTGCGTTCTTGATTAGCTTCTGCTTTTGCTGAACAGTCAAATTCGTTTTAAAGCGCTTCACTACATAATGCCGCTCACCCCCGCAATCAATCCACTGCTGAAGTGCCGTATATTTCACGGACTGAACCGCCTCTAAAAACCCATGCTTTTCCATTTTTTTTCACAATTAAACCCATAAGGCTATAGCGAGACTTGGTCGCTTTTTGTATCCCTAAACTTTGTTGAGACTTCGAGACGTGAAAAATAATATCACCGGTTTGATAGGACCTATTCGCCCATAGCAGTTGAGGACTTACCCAAAGTAAAACAGCACTTAAAATCACAACATTGCTATTTTTCATCCTAGATTTCCTTTATTCTTCTTTTTATAGATACGATCACTCACTTTTAAAACTATAAAATATTTA
This DNA window, taken from Acinetobacter sp. WCHA55, encodes the following:
- a CDS encoding GGDEF domain-containing protein, with product MEYKYNLAKLQYDKEKMEELITRHNRRIGQVFPQKLEQEFWRLNLERARRNINDFLWSGVLAYFIFAIFTIPGDYWIIEHSHFKEDFIHCLLGLLNGAVCLLFLYVFSHFTKLKPFFSYAAMFAVFWAVVSTTWLTMSVHTEALRHQAMMIICMIYVLGFLLTGVKPGYVFITGIVAAGVSFLVLISTLVKFDAIVMGRVMFGSCLLGFIISRMIYARERIIFLNIRRAKISEKIHRIHTSELLHLSQNDELTKISNRRNFDEMMDTYYEQSRQDETPLSILFIDVDFFKKYNDCYGHQKGDDVISSIAKSIKNAIRHMDFVARYGGEEFVVLLPETDAHGAYAVASNIYRAIERLEIPHEMSEVSPFVTISLGITVFKGEVDLSKVELLRIADQALYRAKQLGRNQIYYQPLSTSPCIE
- the pyrC gene encoding dihydroorotase, producing MNTITILQPDDWHAHLRDGLALQRTVPDLAKQFSRAICMPNTVPPVKTVEEANAYRERIMAHVPEGNAFDPRMVLYFTDTTSPEEVKKIKNSEFVNAIKLYPAGATTNSDNGVSDIRKVYAVIEQLEEHQVPLLLHGEVTHNHVDIFDREKRFLDEVLSPLLKQFPKLKLVLEHITTSEAANFVLEQDRNVAATITPQHLLFNRNDMLVGGIKPHFYCLPILKRQTHQQTLLEVATSANPKFFLGTDSAPHSKNAKENACGCAGCYSAPTAIELYAQAFDQVGKLERLEGFASHFGADFYGLPRNTSTITLVKEDQVIPESLDYLDGEQIIPLYAGKTIQWRKV
- the rnt gene encoding ribonuclease T, with translation MEKSVTNETLPIIGQRFRGFLPVVVDVETAGFNAQTDALLEIAAIPIIYNEEGQFVPGPAHHAHINPFEGANLDRRSLDFIGIDPFNPMRMAMAEDEKTALKRIFKAVNEVRRQQNCTHAVLVGHNAHFDLGFVQAAIARTGTKNQNPFHSFSVFDTVTLSAVMFGQTVLAKSCIQAGIEFDGREAHSALYDTQKTAELFCYILNKLAPHLLDTLVADQ
- a CDS encoding amino acid permease, with protein sequence MQSATPPSQSSTDSPQNTSLKRAMSTRHLIMLSLGGAIGTGLFMGSGEVISQAGPLGAVLAYIIGGLIAYMVMLCLGELAVHLPISGSFGAFATRYIGPGTGYMVSWMYWLGWSATLGTEFTAAAILVQEWFPQTSIWLWTLIFASGVLISNLSSTRAFAESEFWLSMIKVATVLIFILLGFACIFGIIPFQGYESAPLFSNLTAQGWLPNGFIPLFTTLLIVNFAFNGTEMIGIAAGETENPEKNVPKAIHAAVWRLIIFFVGTIVVISSLLSYTDTGLQVGDHAGLSSSPFVTVFTQMGIPYAEDFIRFVIITALLSTANSGLYAASRMMWALSSQNQLPKLFAKVSKSGVPYIAIWVTMIGGLPGLLSEQFGADVIFKNLMGVAAFTMVIVWMSICWSQFNFRRQWLKQGHALSELKFRTPWYPTVPIVGFICCTATGLSMAADPEMLSGFIGCLLFMAACYASYYWLYHNKN
- a CDS encoding amino acid permease, with product MHSSPNDASHQGNSAPLKRAMSTRHLVMISLGGAIGTGLFLGSGEVIAQTGPVGAIISYFLGGIIAYMVMLCLGELAVHMPESGSFGAYAKRYIGPGTGYTITWLYWLTWSVTLGTEFTAAALLMQEWFPDSSMWMWTLIFGAFVFSLNMISTKWFAESEFWLALVKVITVVAFILLGLMAIFGVIGYRGYEAAPLFSNLTAQGWFPESLFPIFTTMLIVNFAFSGTELIGVAAGETKDPAKNVPKAINTAIFRLLIFFVGTILVVTSLLPHQEAGLAAEGVSSSPFVTVFQHIGIPYAEDIIRFVIITALLSAANSGLFAASRMMWSLSYQKQLPAVFSKINARGVPYVAVIVTMIGGMPGLLSEQFAPETIFTNLLGIAAFTMVVVWMSICLSQFNFRRQWYKQGRKKEELGFAAPLFPIVPILGFIFCFITCMSMVFDPSMRISFFGCLLFIAVCYASYYTFYHKKS
- a CDS encoding alpha/beta hydrolase gives rise to the protein MNIVWIHGMNQQHKTARTLLQHWLVILQQVLNSLGYEDTLLYLQRHSRLAFYGDLLTRQHLENTLSASTLMPQHWSPFSFLHPIHLIPTVIPNIEHQAEMSKNPQLTVSDELSFNHKIKYISLLGKDLALRDLASLINHFPELHSSFIHRFLVEAYLYLSNPHFIQAVHTRLHEHLHDTKPKIVIAHSLGSVIAYNYLIQHPELKIQTLITLGSPLAFRIIQCHLQQPIQRPTALSGDWINFYSDADFLSAFPLNQKPFAFTPAIINKQITTDLAHPHLIEGYLRHPVFINNLLKLLKKST
- a CDS encoding IS4-like element ISAba1 family transposase (programmed frameshift); protein product: MTHLNELYLILNKSLKWNKSHLKCFALIMLVIILKQTCNLSSASKALPIKCLPQSFYRRMQRFFAGQYFDYRQISQLIFNMFSFDQVQLTLDRTNWKWGKRNINILMLAIVYRGIAIPILWTLLNKRGNSDTKERIALIQRFIAIFGKDRIVNVFADREFIGEQWFTWLIEQDINFCIRVKKNFIVTNHLGKNHKISDLFRHLKVGQIECRKRRILVGRVKLYISALQLENGELLLVVSPQFNANAIQDYALRWEIETLFSCLKGRGFNLENTRLTDPRRVKKLIAVLAISFCWCYLTGEWQHNQKKAIKIKKHGRLSMSLFRYGLDYVQMAIQRLIGFGKKEEFKEILAILRKQNPDRIRVL